One genomic segment of Bradyrhizobium prioriisuperbiae includes these proteins:
- a CDS encoding ImmA/IrrE family metallo-endopeptidase → MRRPDDCSLTPGQLAIIRREAERALREAGALGVFPTPVERIMSVANVEEVEEDLLTPGLLAKIRAGAEKAGGILKRAISKVMGLFHASAGLVYLDQSLIEVKKRFVRLHESAHGFLPWQRPLYAVVEDCDKSLDPDAADLFDREANVFASEVLFQLDAFRDMAESRTFEVWTPVRLAKQFKASIYASIRQYVSKNYRACAVVVLDMPGLIEGDGFRANLRRVVQSPSFTQLFGENFWTAPYYTPADAIGRLIPQGKRKSSGKRNIALVDRNGTRHECIAESFTQGHQVFVLVHSVKTLTAKFVFYAA, encoded by the coding sequence ATGAGACGGCCGGACGATTGCTCCCTAACGCCCGGCCAACTGGCAATCATCAGAAGAGAAGCCGAGCGCGCACTGCGGGAAGCAGGCGCGCTCGGTGTATTTCCGACACCGGTCGAAAGGATCATGTCGGTGGCCAACGTGGAGGAGGTTGAGGAAGATCTTCTAACGCCGGGACTTCTGGCCAAGATTCGCGCCGGGGCAGAGAAGGCCGGCGGCATCCTGAAGCGCGCCATCTCGAAAGTGATGGGGCTGTTTCACGCAAGCGCCGGATTGGTCTATCTCGACCAGAGTTTGATCGAGGTGAAAAAACGGTTCGTTCGCCTCCATGAATCGGCCCATGGATTTCTACCCTGGCAACGACCGCTGTACGCGGTCGTGGAGGATTGCGACAAATCACTCGATCCCGACGCGGCAGACCTGTTCGACCGCGAGGCGAACGTCTTCGCTTCCGAAGTGTTATTTCAGTTAGACGCGTTCCGGGACATGGCCGAGAGCCGCACCTTCGAGGTGTGGACGCCGGTACGCCTGGCGAAGCAATTCAAGGCGTCCATCTATGCCTCTATCCGGCAATACGTCTCAAAAAACTATCGAGCTTGTGCCGTCGTGGTGCTCGACATGCCGGGACTGATTGAGGGAGATGGCTTCCGCGCTAATCTCCGCCGGGTCGTACAGTCTCCGTCTTTCACCCAGCTCTTCGGCGAGAATTTCTGGACCGCACCGTACTACACGCCGGCCGACGCCATCGGACGATTGATCCCCCAAGGAAAACGAAAGTCCTCGGGGAAGCGCAATATCGCTCTCGTCGACCGGAACGGCACCAGGCACGAATGCATCGCAGAATCGTTCACCCAGGGCCACCAAGTATTCGTGTTGGTGCACTCGGTGAAAACGCTAACCGCAAAATTCGTTTTCTACGCAGCATAA
- a CDS encoding multiubiquitin domain-containing protein, producing MTIQENAPEHRAAGQAIEVADENLNFRQVLINDATPSGTQISRGAGFSPAQQTAVLQFHPDGDLEEIRPNESADLSIGRQFIVVETDRLFFLTINGVRFDWPARTISSEVVRKLGKIAPDDELLLTRIDQPDRAIEPHEVVDLGHRGTETFVSRQRVWKLNVQGVVLELNEPTIVVRKAVELAGFDITKRWQIFLIVKGEPKRAVGLDYTVDLRTPGIEKLRLTPDGVHNGEAVAKPRRQFDLLEVDEKHLDALGCFWETVLDADRRWLLIHHYQVPAGYASQIVLLGLEIPPTYPGAQIDMFYTSPPLRLTSGRAIDRTQVSAVICGTSFNGWSRHRGPEAPWNPRTDNVITHLALVESAIAKEVGQ from the coding sequence ATGACCATCCAGGAAAATGCACCGGAACACCGCGCTGCGGGGCAGGCCATCGAAGTCGCGGACGAAAATCTGAATTTTCGGCAGGTGCTTATCAACGATGCTACCCCGAGTGGAACGCAGATCAGCCGCGGGGCGGGCTTCAGCCCAGCCCAGCAGACCGCGGTGTTGCAGTTCCACCCCGACGGCGATCTTGAAGAGATCCGTCCGAACGAAAGTGCCGATCTCAGCATCGGCCGGCAGTTCATTGTGGTAGAGACGGACCGGCTGTTTTTTCTGACGATCAATGGAGTCCGGTTCGATTGGCCTGCCCGAACGATCTCGAGCGAGGTCGTCCGGAAGCTTGGCAAGATCGCGCCCGACGACGAACTTCTGCTGACGCGCATTGACCAGCCGGACCGAGCTATCGAGCCGCATGAAGTCGTGGACCTCGGTCATCGCGGCACTGAAACGTTCGTCAGCCGACAGCGAGTCTGGAAGTTGAATGTTCAGGGCGTTGTTCTCGAACTGAACGAGCCCACTATCGTTGTCCGGAAGGCGGTCGAACTGGCCGGCTTCGATATCACCAAGCGATGGCAGATTTTCCTTATCGTGAAGGGCGAACCAAAGCGGGCCGTGGGCCTCGACTATACCGTCGACCTGCGGACCCCCGGCATCGAGAAGCTTCGGCTGACCCCGGACGGTGTCCACAACGGAGAAGCTGTCGCCAAGCCGCGGCGGCAGTTCGATCTGCTGGAGGTTGACGAGAAGCACCTGGATGCCCTCGGTTGCTTCTGGGAGACGGTCTTGGACGCCGACCGCCGCTGGCTCCTGATCCACCACTATCAGGTGCCTGCCGGCTACGCGTCTCAGATCGTTCTGCTCGGGCTTGAGATCCCGCCCACCTATCCGGGTGCACAGATCGATATGTTCTACACCAGCCCTCCTTTGCGGCTGACGTCGGGAAGGGCAATCGATAGGACACAGGTCTCTGCGGTGATCTGCGGTACCTCCTTCAACGGCTGGTCGCGCCATCGCGGCCCGGAGGCTCCCTGGAATCCGCGCACCGATAACGTGATCACGCATCTGGCCTTGGTTGAATCTGCGATCGCCAAGGAAGTCGGGCAATGA
- a CDS encoding ABC transporter permease yields MIDLSATQVAASQVARPPAPAPAGRWRKLARTLLRGERPYMLYVAFAILLVVFSLASPWFLSVDNFLNIGRQTTLVSIIAIGMTFVIIARQIDLSVASTLALSGMAAALAMAHIDNNWVVGAIAGLGTGALVGLLNGILTTQLAIPSFLVTLGTLSVARGLAMMITNTKPVIITNETYFAVFGEGSLFGVPAPIAWTLAAVIVGILLLHYNVFGRRIYAVGGNPTAALYSGIRVRRVTTLAFVLTGLLAGLAALVLSARSHAARPDVVQGMELDVIASVILGGCSLFGGRGFILGTLLGSLIIGTLNNGLVLLGVSSPMQLVIKGAIIVAAVAFTKR; encoded by the coding sequence ATGATCGACCTGAGCGCCACCCAAGTTGCCGCATCCCAAGTTGCCAGGCCGCCTGCGCCCGCCCCCGCGGGCCGCTGGCGCAAGCTGGCGCGCACACTGCTGCGCGGCGAGCGGCCCTACATGCTTTATGTTGCGTTCGCGATCCTGCTTGTCGTCTTCAGCCTGGCCTCGCCGTGGTTTCTGTCGGTCGACAATTTCCTCAATATCGGCCGGCAGACCACTCTCGTGTCGATCATCGCGATCGGCATGACATTCGTCATCATCGCGCGTCAGATCGATCTCTCGGTGGCCTCCACCCTCGCGCTCTCCGGCATGGCCGCGGCGCTCGCCATGGCGCATATCGACAACAACTGGGTGGTGGGAGCGATCGCCGGACTCGGCACCGGTGCGCTCGTCGGACTGCTCAACGGCATCCTGACCACGCAGCTGGCGATCCCGTCATTCCTGGTGACGCTGGGCACGCTGAGTGTCGCGCGGGGCCTGGCGATGATGATCACCAACACCAAGCCGGTGATCATCACCAACGAGACCTATTTCGCTGTTTTCGGCGAGGGCTCGCTGTTCGGCGTGCCGGCGCCGATCGCCTGGACCCTGGCCGCCGTCATCGTCGGCATCCTGCTGCTGCATTACAACGTGTTCGGCCGGCGCATCTATGCGGTCGGCGGCAATCCGACCGCGGCGCTGTACTCCGGCATCCGCGTCAGGCGCGTCACCACGCTCGCCTTCGTGCTCACGGGACTCTTGGCGGGCCTCGCCGCGCTGGTGCTGTCGGCGCGATCGCATGCGGCGCGGCCGGACGTGGTCCAGGGCATGGAGCTCGACGTCATCGCCTCGGTGATCCTGGGCGGCTGCAGCCTGTTCGGCGGGCGCGGCTTCATCCTGGGCACACTGCTCGGCAGCCTGATCATCGGCACGCTGAACAACGGCCTCGTGCTGCTCGGGGTCAGCTCTCCCATGCAGCTGGTCATCAAGGGGGCGATCATCGTGGCCGCCGTCGCATTCACCAAACGCTAG
- a CDS encoding ThiF family adenylyltransferase — MSSPVLALTGVLYKRLQAHLYPGDGKEAAAILICSRAPGPRLRLLAKDLIVVPYAECDVRERDEIYWPGEYLEKAIDQAEQLGCAIILVHSHPGGLLVFSVADDASDHIVMPCLFEAGGDLHGSAIMTPDGAIRTRLYDRHLKETAVELVSVVGHNLLFFWERDAHKPQRAQRPMAFASGMTAELNRLSATIIGVSGTGSITAEQAARIGFGHNQYIEFDKVERKNLNRILNSTLADAAKGTPKAEMFANAVATYRGPGVAFSVPLSITTREAVLAASQSDVLFCCVDTLEARQLADLISSAFLIPMFDVGVAIPTRKKPDGSAAIAEVCGRIDYVQPGRSTLQDRGVYSPETLRAEYLAKSSPDAHRAEVEEGYIKGVIEEAPSVITLNMRAASALMNEFIARAYPFRLDSNQKYARTEFRLASCEEEFTAEEEFSVAPNPVLARGAQEPLLGLPMLGNRRKESS, encoded by the coding sequence ATGAGTTCGCCCGTGCTGGCCCTGACAGGTGTTTTGTACAAGCGTCTCCAGGCACACCTCTATCCAGGCGACGGCAAGGAGGCCGCGGCGATCCTGATCTGCTCGCGCGCACCCGGACCGCGGTTGCGTCTTCTGGCTAAGGACTTGATTGTTGTCCCGTACGCGGAGTGTGACGTTCGCGAACGGGACGAAATCTATTGGCCCGGCGAATACCTGGAGAAGGCTATCGACCAAGCAGAACAGTTGGGTTGTGCGATCATCCTGGTGCACTCCCATCCCGGCGGCCTGTTGGTGTTCTCGGTGGCCGACGATGCGAGCGACCACATCGTGATGCCGTGCCTGTTCGAAGCTGGGGGAGACCTGCACGGCAGCGCCATCATGACGCCCGACGGAGCCATCCGCACCCGCCTGTACGACCGGCACTTGAAGGAAACGGCCGTGGAGTTAGTCAGTGTGGTCGGCCACAATCTCCTGTTCTTCTGGGAACGGGACGCTCACAAACCGCAACGTGCGCAGCGCCCGATGGCTTTCGCGTCCGGTATGACGGCCGAGCTCAATCGGCTCTCAGCGACCATAATCGGCGTTTCGGGGACCGGATCGATCACGGCCGAGCAGGCGGCGCGTATAGGCTTTGGACACAACCAGTACATCGAATTCGATAAGGTCGAGCGAAAGAACTTGAACAGGATCCTGAACTCCACCCTGGCTGACGCGGCAAAGGGTACGCCGAAAGCCGAGATGTTCGCGAACGCGGTTGCTACCTATCGCGGTCCCGGAGTGGCATTCTCCGTACCGCTTTCGATCACAACTCGGGAGGCCGTCCTCGCGGCGAGCCAATCGGACGTGTTGTTCTGCTGCGTCGATACGTTGGAAGCACGGCAACTCGCCGATCTCATATCCAGCGCATTCCTTATCCCGATGTTTGATGTCGGCGTGGCCATACCGACGAGGAAAAAGCCCGATGGCAGCGCGGCCATCGCGGAAGTTTGCGGCCGCATCGATTACGTCCAGCCTGGACGATCAACTCTGCAGGACCGTGGCGTGTACTCGCCCGAGACGCTTAGAGCGGAGTATCTTGCGAAGTCGTCTCCGGATGCGCATCGCGCGGAAGTGGAGGAAGGATACATCAAGGGCGTGATCGAGGAGGCACCTTCCGTCATCACACTAAACATGCGTGCTGCGTCGGCCCTAATGAATGAGTTTATCGCGCGCGCATACCCGTTCCGGCTAGACTCAAACCAGAAGTACGCCCGTACCGAATTCCGCCTCGCTTCTTGCGAAGAGGAATTCACCGCCGAAGAGGAATTCTCCGTTGCACCAAACCCTGTCCTAGCTCGTGGAGCTCAGGAACCATTGCTTGGTTTGCCGATGTTGGGCAATCGCCGGAAGGAGAGTTCCTGA
- a CDS encoding sugar ABC transporter ATP-binding protein, whose translation MDQPCAVAVEGCPQAPLVKVEGITKSFGGVLALRGVGLDVRPGEVHALLGENGAGKSTLIKILSGVHAHDGGTIEIAGRPAAFTSPVDSRAAGIAVVYQDLSLVESLSVAANLMLGREPLTRLGFLRKQKLMAEAESFLKQHHIPLDPRATVGSLPFAYRQMTEIAKALLGDVRLLILDEPTSSLTGDEVQILFDAIGAVTRRGVGVIYVTHRLDEVFRISQRVTVLRDGTNAGTFATAETDMKRLVTAIVGPNHAAQTALSQPVETTPPVRAADAPVLTLARVSNDRLRGVDLTVCSGEIHGLAGLIGSGRTEILETIFGLRRADSGTVAIGGEARQPQGPTDAIERGIALVPEDRHAEGLVLEHSIERNVTLARLPHFSWWGWMQQRAAARRAKVAIGRLAIKAPGASSLVRTLSGGNQQKVVFAKWSHPQPRVLLLDEPTVGVDVGAREEIYGVIRDAATSGTGVLVVSSDLVELLQLCDRISLVVQGRVTKTFQRGELGNAEELHHLLQLSQAAEPPTSLELSA comes from the coding sequence ATGGACCAGCCCTGTGCGGTCGCGGTCGAAGGCTGCCCACAGGCGCCGCTCGTCAAGGTTGAAGGCATCACCAAGAGCTTTGGCGGCGTGCTCGCGCTTCGCGGTGTCGGCCTGGACGTCCGGCCCGGCGAAGTCCATGCGCTGCTGGGCGAAAACGGCGCCGGCAAATCCACCCTCATCAAGATCCTGAGCGGGGTCCACGCCCACGACGGCGGCACCATCGAGATCGCCGGCCGGCCCGCGGCCTTTACCAGTCCTGTGGACTCGCGCGCGGCAGGCATCGCCGTGGTCTATCAGGACCTGAGCCTGGTCGAATCCCTCAGTGTCGCGGCGAACCTGATGCTCGGTCGCGAGCCGCTGACGCGCCTGGGGTTTCTCAGGAAGCAGAAACTGATGGCGGAAGCCGAGAGCTTCCTGAAGCAGCACCACATTCCGCTCGATCCGAGGGCCACGGTCGGTTCGCTGCCCTTCGCCTATCGCCAGATGACGGAAATCGCCAAGGCGCTGCTCGGCGATGTCCGCCTGCTCATTCTCGACGAGCCGACGTCCTCGCTGACCGGCGACGAGGTCCAGATCCTGTTCGACGCCATCGGCGCGGTGACCCGCCGCGGGGTCGGCGTGATCTACGTGACCCATCGCCTGGATGAGGTGTTTCGCATCTCGCAACGGGTCACGGTGCTGCGCGACGGCACCAATGCGGGCACATTCGCCACCGCCGAGACCGACATGAAGCGCCTGGTGACCGCCATCGTCGGCCCGAACCACGCGGCACAGACTGCACTGTCCCAGCCCGTGGAAACCACGCCGCCCGTCCGCGCGGCCGACGCGCCGGTGCTCACGCTCGCGAGGGTCAGCAACGATCGGCTGCGCGGAGTCGACCTGACGGTTTGCAGTGGTGAAATTCACGGCCTTGCGGGCCTGATCGGCAGCGGACGCACGGAAATCCTGGAGACGATCTTCGGTCTGCGCCGCGCCGACAGCGGCACAGTCGCGATCGGCGGTGAGGCGCGACAACCGCAGGGACCAACTGACGCGATCGAGCGCGGCATCGCGCTGGTGCCCGAGGATCGTCATGCGGAGGGCCTGGTCCTGGAGCATTCGATCGAGCGCAACGTAACGCTGGCGCGCCTCCCCCATTTCTCGTGGTGGGGATGGATGCAGCAGCGCGCCGCCGCGCGCAGGGCGAAGGTTGCAATCGGGCGGCTCGCCATCAAGGCGCCGGGCGCCTCCAGCCTGGTCAGGACGCTCTCCGGCGGCAACCAGCAGAAAGTGGTGTTCGCGAAATGGAGTCATCCGCAGCCGCGGGTGCTGCTGCTCGACGAGCCGACCGTCGGTGTCGATGTCGGCGCGCGCGAGGAAATCTATGGCGTGATCCGCGACGCCGCGACCAGCGGCACCGGCGTTCTCGTCGTCTCATCCGACCTTGTGGAGCTGCTGCAGCTCTGCGACCGGATCTCCCTGGTGGTCCAAGGCCGCGTCACGAAAACCTTTCAACGCGGCGAACTCGGCAACGCCGAGGAGCTCCACCATCTGCTGCAGCTGTCGCAGGCCGCAGAGCCACCCACATCTCTTGAGCTGTCCGCATGA
- a CDS encoding LysR family transcriptional regulator, with the protein MPVSFSSLDLNLLRVFDAVMEERSVLRASQKVFLSQSAVSHSLARLRELLEDELFVRTASGMQPTARALAMAPLVRSALKSLESAIESPTFVPATSTRTFTIAANDFTTMIVAPRLLQILKAEAPLVDIVIRPVTRIDLAEQIDLGRIDAALGTFSALPQRFASDLLFAYDDVLITSQSHDRITTDILSQMSIVVVSFGGEQEGAVDGFISERGLARRSEMYDRAAFERAFATAERVPRIAVSLPHFLVLPALLEDSSLAAIAPRPLAAAFARIHPVSICELPYATARLEVRALWHERHRGDASQDWLHGLLRRATEHLRETTAG; encoded by the coding sequence ATGCCCGTGTCGTTTTCCAGCCTTGACCTGAACCTGCTCCGCGTCTTCGATGCGGTGATGGAGGAGCGCAGCGTGCTGCGCGCAAGCCAGAAGGTGTTCCTGAGCCAGTCGGCCGTCAGCCACTCGCTCGCCCGTCTGCGCGAGCTGCTGGAGGATGAGCTGTTCGTGCGCACGGCCTCGGGCATGCAGCCGACGGCCCGGGCGCTGGCGATGGCGCCGCTGGTTCGCAGCGCGCTCAAGTCGCTGGAGAGCGCGATCGAGTCGCCGACCTTCGTGCCGGCAACGTCAACCCGGACGTTCACCATCGCGGCCAACGATTTCACCACCATGATCGTGGCGCCCCGCCTGCTGCAGATCCTGAAGGCGGAAGCGCCGCTGGTCGATATCGTGATCCGGCCGGTCACGCGCATTGACCTCGCCGAACAGATCGACCTCGGCCGCATCGATGCGGCGCTCGGGACGTTCTCGGCCTTACCGCAGCGGTTCGCGTCCGACCTGCTGTTTGCCTATGACGATGTCCTGATCACGTCGCAAAGCCACGACCGGATCACGACCGACATCCTGTCGCAGATGTCGATCGTGGTGGTGTCGTTCGGTGGCGAGCAGGAAGGCGCCGTCGACGGCTTCATCTCGGAGCGCGGCCTGGCGCGTCGCTCGGAAATGTACGATCGCGCCGCGTTCGAGCGGGCATTCGCGACGGCGGAGCGCGTTCCCCGCATCGCGGTCTCGCTGCCGCATTTTCTGGTGCTGCCGGCGCTGCTCGAGGACTCCTCACTCGCAGCCATCGCGCCGCGGCCGCTTGCCGCGGCGTTCGCCCGCATCCACCCGGTTTCGATCTGCGAGCTGCCCTATGCGACGGCGCGTCTCGAGGTTCGCGCGTTGTGGCACGAACGCCACCGCGGCGACGCCTCGCAGGACTGGCTGCACGGCCTCCTGCGCCGTGCGACCGAGCATCTGCGCGAGACGACGGCGGGATAG
- a CDS encoding DUF6932 family protein, with protein sequence MPLPDFNIDGVLPPFVGPDGPGGSPEDLSPFQVSVLEIVHGLAFSEGRKTILRGWLLHRKALRAIGFNDGFQWIDGSFVEKGKEPKDIDVVTFFRRPSNATTATALALHRQANRAIFSRAQVKAAFHVDFMPIDLQGTPEGLVGMTRYYTSLFSHRRDDFLWKGMLQVSMDGAEDQDALDFLGLEPTTAAGSPP encoded by the coding sequence ATGCCTTTACCCGACTTCAACATCGACGGTGTATTGCCTCCGTTTGTGGGGCCTGATGGCCCAGGTGGCTCGCCGGAGGACCTTTCACCCTTCCAGGTGTCAGTCCTGGAGATCGTTCATGGCCTCGCCTTCAGCGAAGGAAGAAAAACGATACTGCGGGGATGGTTGCTCCACCGAAAGGCGCTACGGGCGATCGGCTTCAATGACGGGTTTCAATGGATCGATGGAAGCTTTGTCGAGAAGGGTAAGGAACCAAAGGATATCGACGTCGTGACGTTCTTCCGCCGACCATCGAACGCAACGACCGCGACGGCGTTGGCCCTGCATCGCCAGGCTAATCGCGCAATATTCAGCAGAGCCCAGGTAAAGGCTGCCTTTCACGTCGACTTTATGCCGATCGATCTCCAGGGAACGCCCGAAGGTCTGGTCGGCATGACACGATATTACACCAGCCTTTTCTCCCACCGCAGGGATGACTTCCTCTGGAAAGGCATGCTTCAGGTGTCGATGGATGGCGCAGAGGATCAAGATGCTTTGGATTTTCTAGGCCTTGAACCAACGACAGCAGCGGGATCTCCGCCATGA
- a CDS encoding helix-turn-helix transcriptional regulator: MSDEKPDETNTAESLGRYLKSARLGSKMTLRDVEEATGKEVSNAYLSQLESGKISKPSVHVLYALSTSLGVPYETLMERAGYIVPSGQRAEGQKHGKAATYSIDNLSSDEEKELMDYLNFIRSKRK, from the coding sequence ATGTCAGATGAGAAACCCGATGAAACCAACACGGCCGAGAGTCTTGGGCGCTATCTGAAGAGCGCGCGGTTAGGGAGCAAAATGACACTGCGAGATGTTGAGGAAGCAACCGGAAAAGAGGTGTCGAACGCCTACCTCTCGCAGCTTGAATCCGGAAAAATTTCTAAGCCGTCCGTCCATGTGCTGTATGCCCTCTCCACCTCGCTCGGCGTCCCGTACGAGACGCTAATGGAGCGCGCGGGGTACATCGTTCCTTCTGGCCAGCGAGCGGAAGGACAAAAACATGGGAAGGCCGCTACCTACTCGATCGATAACCTGTCATCCGACGAAGAAAAGGAACTGATGGACTATCTTAATTTCATTCGTTCGAAGCGGAAGTAA
- a CDS encoding DeoR/GlpR family DNA-binding transcription regulator, with translation MTDIQGTNPSDMRALRLQKLQRAVEKGGALHLKEAAELLNVSEMTVRRDLAASNGVLSCLGGYVAPQPTGKRYTLEREMDQHARDKRLASRSAIASVKAGDTIFIDCGTTMQSLADCLPEDLPLSVICYSMNIATIVARRPATQLMLIGGLYHPSSQSFSSEEGIAYLRKLGINKAFISAGGVHPVRGASCSNFHEVAIKTAVIATAMENILVVDSSKLGSLKPAFFAGLDGFARVVVGGSASPEQRKPFKHLSFDYVTKAT, from the coding sequence ATGACCGACATCCAGGGGACCAACCCGAGCGACATGCGCGCGCTGCGCCTGCAGAAGCTGCAACGCGCCGTTGAAAAGGGCGGCGCGCTGCATCTCAAGGAGGCCGCCGAACTGCTCAACGTTTCGGAAATGACGGTGCGCCGCGATCTGGCGGCATCGAATGGCGTGTTGTCCTGCCTGGGCGGCTATGTCGCGCCGCAGCCGACCGGCAAGCGATACACCCTGGAACGGGAAATGGATCAGCACGCGCGGGACAAGCGGCTGGCGTCGCGATCGGCCATCGCCTCCGTCAAAGCAGGGGATACTATTTTTATCGATTGCGGGACGACCATGCAGTCGCTGGCGGACTGTCTGCCCGAAGACCTGCCGCTGTCCGTGATCTGCTATTCGATGAATATCGCGACCATTGTCGCGCGGCGCCCGGCGACGCAGCTGATGCTGATCGGCGGGCTTTATCATCCGTCGTCGCAGTCGTTTTCGTCCGAAGAAGGCATCGCGTACTTGCGCAAACTCGGGATCAACAAGGCTTTCATCTCCGCCGGCGGCGTCCATCCGGTCCGCGGCGCCAGTTGTTCGAATTTTCATGAGGTCGCGATCAAGACCGCCGTCATCGCCACCGCGATGGAGAACATCCTGGTGGTCGATTCCAGCAAGCTCGGCAGCCTCAAGCCGGCGTTCTTCGCCGGTCTCGACGGTTTCGCGCGCGTCGTTGTCGGCGGTTCTGCTTCTCCCGAGCAGCGCAAGCCGTTCAAGCATCTGTCGTTCGACTACGTGACGAAGGCTACGTAG
- a CDS encoding DUF6527 family protein, whose product MRCPCGCGETIELLVIQEAEPRWDLLVDGSGRPTLKPSVWIQHGCRSHFWLRCGRVEWCD is encoded by the coding sequence ATGAGATGTCCTTGCGGTTGCGGTGAAACAATCGAACTTTTGGTGATTCAAGAGGCAGAGCCTCGATGGGATCTGCTGGTCGACGGCTCGGGAAGGCCGACCTTGAAGCCCTCTGTATGGATTCAACACGGTTGCCGCTCGCATTTTTGGCTGCGCTGTGGCCGCGTAGAGTGGTGCGACTAG
- a CDS encoding substrate-binding domain-containing protein, with the protein MTLNSRHRLLLSAIVTAASAVLIAAPATAQVPASCVKGVDLSTLGPASIIGQGPNGEKAASPDVLALSEAEAAKIKAGNFKVGISMQTVNLDWAQLQIQGITDTLKKYGVTVTGVASAEYQVDKQIADIENTIQQRPHGIISIPVDFTATAPTYKKVSKAGIKLVLMDSIPTGLKHPEEYAAMVSADNLGNGQIAAQVLASCVPQGATIGLVNFGVDYFSTNERTKGVRAWMGKNRPDIKLKQVDFTDPPKVSQIAGDFLTGNPDIKGLYAVWDQPALDTLSSMRAQGINIPMTTVDLGLQSAIEIAKGGPLKATGSQRPYDQGVAEAMVMMNALLGKPTPAWIGVQSLPVVQSNVLESYKTVFKKDPPAELLDACNKAKPACN; encoded by the coding sequence ATGACCCTTAATTCGCGACACCGGCTTCTGCTCTCGGCCATCGTCACGGCCGCGTCCGCCGTCCTCATCGCGGCCCCCGCGACGGCTCAAGTTCCTGCGTCCTGCGTCAAGGGCGTCGATCTTTCGACGCTTGGTCCCGCGTCAATCATCGGCCAGGGCCCGAATGGCGAAAAGGCGGCATCGCCGGACGTTCTGGCGCTGTCGGAGGCCGAGGCCGCGAAGATCAAGGCGGGGAATTTCAAGGTCGGCATTTCGATGCAGACTGTCAATCTCGACTGGGCGCAACTGCAGATCCAGGGCATCACCGACACCCTGAAGAAATACGGCGTCACCGTCACGGGCGTCGCCTCCGCCGAATACCAGGTGGACAAGCAGATCGCCGACATCGAGAACACCATCCAGCAGCGTCCCCACGGCATCATTTCGATTCCGGTCGACTTCACCGCGACGGCGCCAACCTACAAGAAGGTCTCGAAGGCGGGCATCAAGCTGGTGCTGATGGACAGCATCCCGACCGGCCTGAAGCACCCGGAGGAATATGCCGCCATGGTCTCCGCCGATAACCTGGGCAACGGCCAGATTGCCGCGCAGGTGCTGGCCTCCTGCGTCCCCCAGGGCGCCACCATCGGCCTGGTCAATTTCGGGGTCGACTATTTCAGCACCAATGAACGCACCAAGGGCGTCAGGGCCTGGATGGGAAAGAACCGGCCGGACATCAAGCTCAAGCAGGTGGACTTCACCGATCCGCCCAAGGTCTCGCAGATCGCAGGCGACTTCCTGACCGGCAATCCGGATATCAAGGGCCTGTACGCGGTCTGGGATCAGCCGGCGCTGGACACGCTGAGCTCGATGCGGGCGCAGGGGATCAACATCCCGATGACCACCGTCGACCTCGGCCTGCAGTCGGCGATCGAGATCGCCAAGGGCGGCCCGCTGAAGGCGACCGGATCGCAGCGCCCCTACGACCAGGGCGTTGCGGAAGCCATGGTGATGATGAACGCCCTGCTCGGCAAGCCCACGCCGGCCTGGATCGGCGTGCAGTCGTTGCCGGTGGTGCAGTCGAACGTGCTGGAATCCTACAAGACGGTGTTCAAGAAGGACCCGCCGGCCGAGCTGCTCGACGCCTGCAACAAGGCCAAACCCGCCTGCAACTGA